One segment of Erigeron canadensis isolate Cc75 chromosome 2, C_canadensis_v1, whole genome shotgun sequence DNA contains the following:
- the LOC122586650 gene encoding MRN complex-interacting protein, with translation MTSALVFMALECFKCSTMQVKQRKKSSNKWICVICNEKQSVRKVYSQGSMAKHVRAFVQQFNMSRAQFLHHHQRQPQPHDDQQIQPIRKRTDWSEYLDGPPAADTYDQGDPCEPNVVTELPKAWFKKPKLADRYSPPSGFGGQNLRKPVFGKRAGKKKINISDKEPTTVMKESFKRAGENQPNIDNADHGCVYQTSSSVMSKLQRPNSKSNAWKEDETKVDQSFAYTGASSLMTKLKKPVSKWNDFIDDDDDDLQLESRCPEINNDVFKTKVSDEIVEDDVHPDFL, from the exons ATGACAAGCGCATTAGTATTCATGGCTCTTGAATGCTTCAAATGCTCCACCATGCAA GTGAAGCAGAGGAAGAAAAGCAGCAACAAATGGATCTGCGTTATCTGCAACGAGAAGCAGTCCGTCCGGAAGGTCTATTCCCAGGGATCCATGGCCAAACACGTCCGGGCCTTTGTTCAACAATTTAACATGTCTCGCGCTCAGTTTCTCCATCATCATCAACGACAACCACAACCACATGATGATCAACAGATTCAGCCGATTAGAAAACGGACCGACTGGAGCGAGTACCTCGATGGGCCCCCTGCCGCCGATACTTATGATCAAG GGGATCCCTGTGAACCAAATGTTGTGACAGAGTTGCCAAAAGCATGGTTCAAGAAGCCTAAATTGGCAGATCGTTACTCTCCTCCTTCTGGATTCGGTGGTCAAAACCTTCGAAAGCCTGTCTTTGGGAAGAGAGCTGGCAAGAAGAAAATCAATATTTCAG ACAAGGAGCCAACAACAGTTATGAAGGAAAGTTTTAAAAGGGCTGGTGAAAATCAACCAAACATTGATAATGCTGACCACGGTTGTGTGTACCAAACATCAAGTTCAGTCATGTCAAAGTTACAGAGGCCAAATTCAAAGTCTAATGCTTGGAAAGAGGATGAGACCAAAGTTGATCAGAGTTTTGCATATACTGGAGCAAGTTCACTGATGACGAAACTGAAGAAGCCAGTATCAAAGTGGAATGACttcattgatgatgatgatgatgacttgCAGCTTGAAAGCAGATGTCCAGAGATCAATAATGATGTGTTTAAGACAAAGGTAAGTGATGAGATTGTAGAGGATGATGTCCATCCTGATTTCCTGTGA
- the LOC122587387 gene encoding uncharacterized protein LOC122587387 isoform X2 has translation MSGDSKRKVGVGVWTAVSVLGCAMVAVLAYTISTDGLPFRKELLTRWMAALLIDFYINIAAIGAWIIYKESSSWIIAIIWLLLLICFGSVTTCGYIVLQFYKLTPEQFSKDPFYFVLARHQNGDVAEHSKGLSVVAARVIFAVLGCLMLGTLLYTIIVDGSPFRAELYTPWVVATLIDFYINVVALAVWVAYKESSWISAILWIFLTVCFGSIITCGYIVRQLFYLSADQAVSLILFRNNNRYKRLVCQHDIQRIS, from the exons ATGAGTGGTGACAGCAAGAGGAAGGTAGGGGTGGGGGTGTGGACGGCGGTGAGCGTTTTGGGATGTGCGATGGTGGCGGTACTTGCCTACACAATCTCCACCGACGGCCTCCCTTTTCGTAAGGAACTGCTCACTAG GTGGATGGCAGCTTTACTGATAGATTTCTATATAAATATCGCTGCCATTGGG GCTTGGATTATATACAAGGAATCAAGCAGTTGGATCATCGCTATTATTTGGCTccttttgttaatttgtttcgGAAG TGTCACTACCTGCGGGTACATAGTTTTGCAGTTTTACAAGTTGACACCTGAGCAATTTTCAAAGGATCCTTTCTACTTTGTGTTGGCGAGACACCAGAACGG TGATGTCGCGGAACACAGTAAGGGACTTTCTGTTGTAGCTGCAAGAGTAATCTTTGCTGTACTAGGCTGCTTGATGCTGGGAACTTTGCTTTACACAATAATTGTTGATGGATCTCCATTTCGTGCAGAATTATACACACC GTGGGTGGTTGCAACACTCATTGACTTCTATATCAATGTCGTGGCTTTGGCG GTGTGGGTAGCGTATAAGGAATCTAGCTGGATAAGTGCTATCTTGTGGATATTTCTTACTGTATGTTTTGGGAG CATCATTACATGTGGGTACATAGTGCGGCAGCTATTCTATCTCTCTGCTGACCAGGCTGTTTCACTTATACTTTTCCGCAACAATAACAG GTATAAGAGACTTGTCTGCCAACATGATATACAAAGGATTAGCTGA
- the LOC122587387 gene encoding uncharacterized protein LOC122587387 isoform X3: protein MSGDSKRKVGVGVWTAVSVLGCAMVAVLAYTISTDGLPFRKELLTRWMAALLIDFYINIAAIGAWIIYKESSSWIIAIIWLLLLICFGSVTTCGYIVLQFYKLTPEQFSKDPFYFVLARHQNGDVAEHSKGLSVVAARVIFAVLGCLMLGTLLYTIIVDGSPFRAELYTPWVVATLIDFYINVVALAVWVAYKESSWISAILWIFLTVCFGSIITCGYIVRQLFYLSADQAVSLILFRNNNRLVKQV from the exons ATGAGTGGTGACAGCAAGAGGAAGGTAGGGGTGGGGGTGTGGACGGCGGTGAGCGTTTTGGGATGTGCGATGGTGGCGGTACTTGCCTACACAATCTCCACCGACGGCCTCCCTTTTCGTAAGGAACTGCTCACTAG GTGGATGGCAGCTTTACTGATAGATTTCTATATAAATATCGCTGCCATTGGG GCTTGGATTATATACAAGGAATCAAGCAGTTGGATCATCGCTATTATTTGGCTccttttgttaatttgtttcgGAAG TGTCACTACCTGCGGGTACATAGTTTTGCAGTTTTACAAGTTGACACCTGAGCAATTTTCAAAGGATCCTTTCTACTTTGTGTTGGCGAGACACCAGAACGG TGATGTCGCGGAACACAGTAAGGGACTTTCTGTTGTAGCTGCAAGAGTAATCTTTGCTGTACTAGGCTGCTTGATGCTGGGAACTTTGCTTTACACAATAATTGTTGATGGATCTCCATTTCGTGCAGAATTATACACACC GTGGGTGGTTGCAACACTCATTGACTTCTATATCAATGTCGTGGCTTTGGCG GTGTGGGTAGCGTATAAGGAATCTAGCTGGATAAGTGCTATCTTGTGGATATTTCTTACTGTATGTTTTGGGAG CATCATTACATGTGGGTACATAGTGCGGCAGCTATTCTATCTCTCTGCTGACCAGGCTGTTTCACTTATACTTTTCCGCAACAATAACAG GCTCGTTAAACAGGTATAA
- the LOC122586968 gene encoding hypoxanthine-guanine phosphoribosyltransferase, with translation MVSGGGCIDDDIVTVLWTAEQLSDKVAEMASQITQDFDDSSDSPVIVGVATGAFMFMADLVRKVKLPVTVDFVRAESYASGTVSSGSPKISCDVKLDVSGKHVILVEDIVDTGNTVARLVSYLEGKGSTSVSVCTLLDKPARREVNLKLLGDGKFYSGFQCPDSFVVGYGLDFNEQYRNLPYIGVLKPEIYK, from the exons atggtgAGCGGCGGTGGGTGTATTGACGACGATATAGTGACAGTACTATGGACGGCGGAGCAGCTATCTGATAAGGTAGCCGAAATGGCTTCTCAGATAACACAAGATTTTGATGATTCCAGCGATTCGCCGGTGATAGTTGGTGTAGCCACGGGAGCATTTATGTTCATGGCTGACTTGGTACGGAAAGTAAAGCTGCCGGTGACGGTGGATTTTGTGAGAGCTGAGTCCTACGCCTCTGGAACCGTTTCTTCCGGTTCTCCCAAAATTTCTTGTGACGTTAAGCTCGATGTTTCCGGCAAACACGTCATTCTG GTTGAGGACATTGTAGATACTGGAAACACGGTTGCACGTCTCGTTTCATACTTGGAAGGTAAAGGATCCACCTCTGTTTCTGTGTGCACTCTCCTTGACAAACCAGCAAGAAGAGAGGTTAATTTGAAGCTCTTGGGTGATGGCAAGTTTTACAGTGGTTTTCAG TGCCCGGATTCATTTGTCGTGGGGTATGGTCTGGATTTCAACGAACAGTACAGGAACTTGCCTTACATTGGAGTCTTGAAGCCTGAAATATACAAGTGA
- the LOC122586966 gene encoding uncharacterized acetyltransferase At3g50280-like: MESASLKMISDCFIKPKFVSEEAKKPTYMAPWDLAMLNLTYIQKGLLYSLPPENKKDFSTADFVHRLKDSLSDTLTHFHPLAGRLATVKQTNPPSVVIFINPENSPGARFIHASVNLTIDDLLTPTDVPLIVESFFDHHKTIGHDGHQKSLVSIQVTELVDGIFVGCSMSHTVADGTSFWHLFNSLSQVFLSKPIAPPVLKRWVPEGCDPIISLPFAHQDEYVNRPNPPLVRQRIFHLNSNAMAKLKAKVNSECSTTRISTLQTLLAVIWRCVIRARRFPAEKETSCKLPVNVRSRMSPPLPEHYFGVAIQTVGIKTTAGELLDHSIGWAAKQLHELVVNHGDKQIREYAESWVKNPIVHKMDVIYDGVGVSMSSSPKSDMYGVEFGLGKGVAVLCGNAMKFDAKVSLNAGRPRDGEGLMDVDLSLLPETMALFETDQEFMSLVQL; this comes from the coding sequence ATGGAGTCTGCAAGTTTGAAAATGATATCAGATTGCTTCATCAAACCAAAATTCGTATCAGAAGAAGCTAAAAAACCAACTTACATGGCCCCATGGGATCTCGCCATGCTCAACCTAACTTACATTCAAAAGGGTCTCCTCTACTCCTTGCCCCCCGAAAACAAAAAAGACTTCTCCACGGCCGACTTCGTGCACCGCCTCAAAGACTCCCTTTCTGACACACTCACTCATTTCCACCCACTCGCCGGCCGTTTAGCCACCGTAAAACAAACAAACCCGCCTTCTGTGGTCATCTTCATCAATCCGGAGAACAGTCCGGGAGCAAGATTCATACATGCCTCGGTCAACTTGACGATTGATGATCTTCTTACGCCCACTGATGTTCCGCTGATCGTGGAATCGTTTTTCGATCATCACAAGACTATCGGTCACGATGGGCACCAGAAGTCGTTGGTGTCGATTCAAGTCACGGAACTTGTTGATGGAATCTTTGTCGGTTGTTCAATGAGCCACACGGTGGCTGATGGAACTTCCTTCTGGCATCTTTTCAACTCGTTATCGCAAGTGTTCCTGTCCAAACCGATCGCACCTCCTGTTCTCAAGCGATGGGTTCCGGAAGGATGCGACCCGATCATCTCCCTCCCCTTCGCCCATCAAGACGAATACGTCAACAGACCAAATCCGCCATTGGTACGACAGCGAATCTTCCATCTTAACTCAAATGCTATGGCTAAACTCAAAGCAAAAGTGAACTCAGAATGCAGCACCACAAGGATATCCACTTTACAGACGCTCTTGGCAGTGATATGGCGGTGCGTGATCCGGGCCAGGCGGTTTCCGGCTGAAAAAGAAACCTCTTGCAAATTGCCGGTGAACGTCAGAAGCAGGATGTCACCACCTTTGCCAGAACACTACTTCGGTGTTGCGATTCAAACTGTGGGAATAAAAACAACCGCCGGGGAGCTGCTGGATCACAGTATCGGGTGGGCGGCGAAGCAGTTGCACGAGTTGGTGGTTAACCATGGGGATAAACAGATCCGTGAGTATGCGGAATCATGGGTGAAGAATCCGATTGTGCATAAAATGGACGTGATTTATGATGGGGTTGGTGTAAGTATGTCGAGTTCACCAAAGTCTGATATGTACGGTGTTGAATTTGGGTTGGGGAAAGGAGTGGCGGTGTTGTGTGGGAATGCGATGAAGTTTGACGCCAAGGTCTCCTTGAACGCCGGACGGCCACGCGATGGTGAAGGACTTATGGATGTGGATCTCTCCCTGCTACCGGAAACCATGGCGCTTTTTGAAACTGACCAAGAGTTTATGAGTCTTGTGCAGCTCTAA
- the LOC122587387 gene encoding uncharacterized protein LOC122587387 isoform X1: MSGDSKRKVGVGVWTAVSVLGCAMVAVLAYTISTDGLPFRKELLTRWMAALLIDFYINIAAIGAWIIYKESSSWIIAIIWLLLLICFGSVTTCGYIVLQFYKLTPEQFSKDPFYFVLARHQNGDVAEHSKGLSVVAARVIFAVLGCLMLGTLLYTIIVDGSPFRAELYTPWVVATLIDFYINVVALAVWVAYKESSWISAILWIFLTVCFGSIITCGYIVRQLFYLSADQAVSLILFRNNNRDLKSSDPPLMVGADV, from the exons ATGAGTGGTGACAGCAAGAGGAAGGTAGGGGTGGGGGTGTGGACGGCGGTGAGCGTTTTGGGATGTGCGATGGTGGCGGTACTTGCCTACACAATCTCCACCGACGGCCTCCCTTTTCGTAAGGAACTGCTCACTAG GTGGATGGCAGCTTTACTGATAGATTTCTATATAAATATCGCTGCCATTGGG GCTTGGATTATATACAAGGAATCAAGCAGTTGGATCATCGCTATTATTTGGCTccttttgttaatttgtttcgGAAG TGTCACTACCTGCGGGTACATAGTTTTGCAGTTTTACAAGTTGACACCTGAGCAATTTTCAAAGGATCCTTTCTACTTTGTGTTGGCGAGACACCAGAACGG TGATGTCGCGGAACACAGTAAGGGACTTTCTGTTGTAGCTGCAAGAGTAATCTTTGCTGTACTAGGCTGCTTGATGCTGGGAACTTTGCTTTACACAATAATTGTTGATGGATCTCCATTTCGTGCAGAATTATACACACC GTGGGTGGTTGCAACACTCATTGACTTCTATATCAATGTCGTGGCTTTGGCG GTGTGGGTAGCGTATAAGGAATCTAGCTGGATAAGTGCTATCTTGTGGATATTTCTTACTGTATGTTTTGGGAG CATCATTACATGTGGGTACATAGTGCGGCAGCTATTCTATCTCTCTGCTGACCAGGCTGTTTCACTTATACTTTTCCGCAACAATAACAG AGATCTGAAATCAAGTGATCCACCATTGATGGTAGGTGCAGATGTATAG